A stretch of Streptomyces vietnamensis DNA encodes these proteins:
- a CDS encoding helix-turn-helix domain-containing protein: MTTSLSPEDTVTATAALGTLIRGHRLRIGLTQQELADLSTISVRAIRDLEKGKAQRPRADTIRLIADGLRLGPRARTALEDAVRRGHRGGTGTRHFAAERPAPPVPLHPLIERDAEATVLTEELRSGAERLITVVGLTGVGKTRLALEAAARLHATGFPVLWHTAPGAVADCLPADDEQLAALTADCAAFLHGDGRADELTPELAGALGDRAVLLVLDGVDTALLDFHRLSRLLRELPGLRLLLTADEPWNVPGERLFLLSPLEAPDPSDGIRSDAPAARFLLSRLRHVRPDIVPDDRVLADVAWVSHRLDGHPLALSAAASWLTVCDLPTLRGIVESDPAPLLDHLADGRSGSRLRERVARTLAALPDGHRELIGALCAAGEGEFVLEDVVRLTGMPLPHCGRTVRDLLVSGVIRAGTGGGRSAFRVLCVVRALAATATATARATAPAPVSVTTGVRTPVR; the protein is encoded by the coding sequence ATGACGACCAGTCTCTCCCCCGAGGACACCGTGACGGCCACCGCCGCACTCGGCACCCTCATCCGCGGCCACCGGCTCCGCATCGGCCTGACCCAGCAGGAGCTGGCGGACCTCTCCACCATCAGCGTCCGCGCCATCCGCGACCTGGAGAAGGGGAAGGCACAGCGACCGAGAGCCGACACGATCCGGCTGATCGCCGACGGCCTGCGCCTGGGCCCCCGGGCCCGTACGGCCCTGGAGGACGCGGTACGGCGCGGCCACCGGGGCGGCACCGGGACCCGGCACTTCGCCGCCGAACGGCCGGCCCCGCCCGTACCGCTGCACCCGCTGATCGAGAGGGACGCCGAGGCCACCGTCCTCACGGAGGAGCTGCGCTCCGGAGCCGAACGGCTGATCACCGTCGTCGGCCTGACCGGCGTCGGCAAGACGAGACTGGCCCTGGAGGCGGCGGCCCGGCTGCACGCCACCGGCTTCCCGGTCCTCTGGCACACCGCCCCCGGGGCGGTCGCCGACTGCCTGCCGGCCGACGACGAGCAGCTCGCGGCCCTCACGGCCGACTGCGCCGCCTTCCTGCACGGCGACGGCCGGGCCGACGAACTGACCCCCGAACTGGCCGGCGCCCTCGGCGACCGCGCCGTGCTCCTCGTCCTCGACGGCGTCGACACCGCACTCCTCGACTTCCACCGCCTGAGCCGACTGCTGCGCGAACTGCCCGGACTCCGCCTCCTCCTCACCGCCGACGAACCCTGGAACGTCCCCGGCGAACGCCTCTTCCTCCTCTCCCCGCTGGAGGCACCCGACCCGTCCGACGGCATCCGCTCCGACGCACCCGCCGCCCGGTTCCTCCTCAGCCGGCTCCGCCACGTCCGCCCCGACATCGTTCCCGACGACCGCGTCCTCGCGGACGTCGCGTGGGTCAGCCACCGGCTCGACGGCCACCCGCTCGCACTCTCCGCCGCGGCCTCCTGGCTCACCGTCTGCGACCTGCCCACGCTGCGCGGCATCGTCGAGTCCGACCCGGCGCCGCTGCTCGACCACCTGGCCGACGGCCGCTCCGGCTCCCGGCTCCGCGAGCGCGTCGCCCGCACCCTCGCCGCGCTCCCCGACGGCCACCGGGAGCTGATCGGCGCGCTGTGCGCCGCGGGCGAGGGCGAGTTCGTCCTGGAGGACGTCGTCCGACTGACCGGCATGCCCCTGCCGCACTGCGGCCGCACGGTCCGCGACCTGCTGGTCAGCGGCGTGATCCGGGCCGGTACGGGCGGCGGCCGCTCCGCGTTCCGCGTGCTGTGCGTGGTACGCGCCCTCGCGGCGACGGCGACGGCGACTGCGAGGGCGACCGCGCCCGCGCCCGTGTCCGTGACGACCGGGGTGCGCACGCCGGTCCGGTGA